The nucleotide window ACGCATCGACGCCATGGAGCGCCGCAATTCTTTCAAGAAGCCCGCGCGCAAGCTCAATCCGGTTGCTGTCGCTAATACTGTCTTTTGTTTCAAGTCTTGCATCACGTAGCCGCTGGAGCTGACGGCGCTTCTCAAACACTTCCCAATAATTCACTCCTTTCTCGTGATCCGCATCCTTTGGCTGTAGTAGTGCGATGTCGAACTCCGGGTTTCGGTCCTTTAAGTAGGTGATTACCTCCCGCTCGCGCCCAGCAATTTCGCCTCGTCCTTGTTCAGTCTGAAAGCGAGTTTCAGCCTGTGAAAAGTCCCAAACGCGAAGCAGGCCGGGCGCTCGTCCTGGAGCATTCTCCTCGACGTCATATTCGCGGTAAATGCTTCCATCATGACCGTGGCCACGGTGGACGTAGGTCGCATCGTCAGACTGAGCCCTATAATTCCCATACAGACGCTGACGCGGGCGAAATGGACCTGTTTGGACATTGAAAAATTCACCGAGCGCCTTCCGCCAGAAACCGCCGACTTCTGTTAGCGGCTCGTCGGTAGCCCACGGTACCACGCCAAGCATCGCATCGCGCGCCTGAGCGTTAGGGAGCTTACTTATGAAGTCGTCTACAGCAAATACAGAATTTCGTTCGTTTTGCGCGATGCCGGCGGTGTCTGCCTTTCCGGTAAGGAGGACTACACCCTGTACATATGGTAAGTTGATTCTTAGGCCACGACGTCCTTGCTTCTTCGCCTCTTCCTGTACGTGACGACGGAGTATTTCGGCGAGCTTTCGTGCGTTAGCACGCACCTTCTCTACGGGAGATTGACCAACATTGCGGTCGTTATGAAACCACATGCCTTGGTCGGTCTCAATCTTCCCATACCAATCTTTTAAGTCAACGAGGAGAATCCGGTCCGTGATAACCAGGAAGGCATCGTTTTCACGGCTCTCGCCTGCAGATAGATGCAGCTCAAGATTTGTGAAACCGTACCATTCACCCGGTAGAGTTCTGAGCTTATCGATCCCGGGGATCTCGCGCTGATGGATGCCGCGACCAGCGTTCTTAATTTTCACAGAATTGTAGCCTTACCCGAAGCACACGGTTTGCAGAACAGCGGCCCGCGCATACTGACCGCTCTTTCAAAGAAGGTTGCCCTGTCGGCTCGCTCAACATATCACGTTCAAACAGTCCTACAGTGAGCCCTGCCCAATTTGCGCTTGGCTGTGTAATTTAGTGCAGCAAAGTGGTTTCGAGTGGCCTTCTATTTCAGAGGTCCCAGTAGGCCGGGCTGGAAGGTTCCTGCCATATGTGTATTCGGGACCACGTTGGCTTTCCTGACGTTACGGGTCTTGGGATAACCGTAGAACTGGTATCCTGGCGTCGACACTTGAACATCACGCTCGGCTGTATAAGCTCCGAGACGTAGGCGGGACGCCTGCGTTTGATCCACATTGTTGGTTCACTCGAAGCCGGACTTCGGCTCGACGTGCTGCTCGCCAAGCTGACGGGATTCTCGCGCTCGCACGTCGCGGCCGCCCTGCGCGCCGGCGCGGCAACGGTGAACGGGGCGTCCGGAAAACCGAGTACGCTGCTTGAGCCGGGCGATCGCGTCGAGTACGCGATCGAACCGCCGCGCCCGCTCGCGGCCGAGCCGGAGGCGATTGCGCTCGACGTGGTCTACGAGGACGACGATCTGCTGGTCGTCGACAAGCCGGCCGGGATGGTGACGCATCCCGCGCACGGTGCGACCGACGGAACGCTGGTCAACGCGCTGCTCGCGCACGCCCCCGCGCTCCCCGGCGAGCGCGTGCGCGCGGGCTTGGTGCACCGGCTCGATCGCGACACCTCGGGCCTGCTGCTGGTGGCGAAGACGGACGAGGCATTGGGAACGCTCGGCCGCGCAATGCAGGCGCGCTACATCGAGCGCGAGTACCGCGGGATCGTCGCCGGCGTTCCCGACGATCCGCAAGGCACGATCCGCGGCGCGCTCGGCCGCGATCCGCTCAACCGCCTGAAGTACGCGATCCGCGCCGAAGGCAAGCCCGCGGTCACGCACTACGTGTTGCGCGAGAAGCTGGCCGGCGCCAGCGAATTGACGTTCACGCTGGAAACCGGGCGCACGCACCAGATTCGGGTGCACATGGCGGCGCTCGGGCACCCGGTGCTGAACGACCCGCTCTACGGCCGCAGCGACGCGCGGCTGCCGCTGCCGGGGCAGGCGCTGCACGCCTGGCGGCTGCGCTTCAAGCACCCGCGCACGCAGCAGATGATGTCGTTCGAAAGCGAGCCGCCGCCGGAGTATCTCGCGACGCTCGTGCTGCTGCGCGCGCCGTCCTGAGGACCTAGCTTGCGTTGCCAAGAGAGGCTTTGGAACGCGTGCTTCAGGAGGCTCTGCGACGGATTCGCTTCTAGAGAAGTATAGCGCTCAACGGGTATACATTGCTATAAAGCGCTAAAATCGTGTAGTCTTGCCTCGTGGACGAGGTGCAGAACCCGTACGTTCCGGGCGCCGGTACGCCGCCGCCGGCTCTGGCCGGCCGGGGCGACCTCTTGCGGACAGTCACCGTCATGCTCGGCCGGTTGCAGGCCGGCCGCTTTGCGAAGAGCCTCATTCCCACAGGCCTGCGCGGCGTCGGAAAAACGGTTCTGTTGAACCGGTTCGCCGACGAGGCGGAGCGTCTTGGGTTTATGACCACCACGATCGAGGCTACGGAGGGCGGTCAGCTCGCCCAGCATCTGATCAACCGGCTGCGAACGCTTCTTTTCAAGCTGGACCGCGGAAAGCAGGTGGGGCACGCCGCAAAAATGGCGTTTCGCGTTCTCAAGAGTTTCACGATGACGTTCGGAGCCGACGGCCTCAAGTTCGGGCTTGACGTCGATCCTGAAGTCGGAGCGGCTGATAGCGGCGACCTTGCCACGGACATGACAGACCTGTTTACGGCACTTGGGGAAGCAGCACGAGAAAACGGTACGGCGATTCTGATCGCTATCGACGAGGTTCAATATCTCAGCGAAACGGAGTTCTCCGCTCTTATCATGGCGGTGCATCGAGTATCCCAGAAACAACTTCCTATCGCTGTCGTGGGAACGGGGCTGCCGCAAATACCCGGGTTGGCCGGGGACGCCAAATCCTATTCCGAGCGGCTGTTCGAGTTCCCAATCGTCGGCGCGCTATCGGACGCCGATGCTCGTGAAGCGATTGTAAAGCCTGCACGCGAGCTCGGCGTAGAATATACCGAAGCAGCGCTGGCAGAAATGGTTGCGGTGACCGAAGGCTATCCGTATTTCATTCAAGAGTGGGCGTACCGGGTTTGGAACCATGCCGCTTCATCGCCGATCCAGGTTGGCGACGTAACGTCGATCAAAGGCTTCGTGCTTCAGAAGCTTGACGAGAGCTTTTTCCGGGTTCGCTTTAACCGTCTTACGGAACAAGAAAAACTCTATCTCAGAGGAATGGCAGACCTTCCGCTGGGCCCGAAGAAATCCGCGGACGTTGCTAAAGCGCTCGGCCGCCAACTGAACTCGGTCGGCCCGTTGCGTGATGGTCTGATCAAGAAAGGGATGATCTACAGCCCGAAGCATGGTGAGGTCGCCTTCACCGTTCCGCTGTTCGATGATTTCATGCGCCGGGCGATGCCGGAGTACAGTCAGAAAGGCCAACTTTCCGGTCGCGGAACACCGCGCGCGCCGAAGGCATCGCGGTCAACTGATGTAGCGAGATCGTGAGCGGCGCCTTCACGCTGCACGCGACTTCCGGCGGCGCGCGGCGCGGGACGCTGCTCACCGCGCACGGCGAGGTGGCGACGCCGTGCTTCATGCCGGTCGGAACGCTCGCCGACGTGAAGCTGCTCGAGCCGCAGGACCTGCGCGAGATCGGCTCGCGCATCGTGCTCGCGAACACCTATCACCTGTGGCTGCGGCCCGGCCGCGAGACGCTGGTCGCCGCTGGCGGGATCCACCGCTTCATGGCGTGGGACGGCCCGGTGCTGACCGACTCCGGCGGCTACCAAGTCTTCAGCCTGGAGTCGCGGCGCGAGCTCGACGACGAGGGCGTGACGTTCCGCTCGCACCTCGACGGCGGCGCGCACCGCTTCACGCCCGAAAGCGTCGTCGCGTTTCAAGAAGATCTCGCGGTCGACGTGGCGATGGTGCTCGACCAGTGCGTGAAGCTGCCCTCGCCGCACGAGGAGCTCGAACGCGCCGTCGCGCGCACGACGGCATGGGCGGAGCGCAGCGCCGCCGCGTGGCGGCGCGGCCCGACGCTGCTGTTCGGGATCGTGCAGGGCGGGCTCGACGAGAGCTTGCGCGCCCGCAGCGCGTCGGAGCTGGTCGCGCTGGACCTTCCAGGCTACGCGATCGGCGGGCTTTCGGTCGGCGAGTCGCGCGCCGAGATGGATCGGGTCGCGCGCTTCACCGCGGCGCTGTTGCCGGCGCACAAGCCGCGCTACCTGATGGGCGTCGGGACGGTGCGCGATCTGATCGCGGGGATCGAGGGCGGGATCGACTTGTTCGACTGCGTGTACCCGACGCGCAGCGGCCGGCACGGCCGCGTGCTGACGCGCGCAGGCGCCGAGTACAACGTGCGCAACGCCGCGAACGTGCGCGACTTCGGGCCGGTCGACCCCGGCTGCGACTGCCGCATCTGTGCCACGTACAGCAGGGCGTACCTCTCGCATCTATTTCGTTCCGGCGAGACGCTCGCGCAGCGGCTGCTCTCGTATCACAACGTCGCGGCGCTGACCGGTCTGGTCCGTGCGGCGCGCGCCGCGATCGAGGAGGGTCGCTGGGCGGCGTTTCGTGACGCGCTTCCGGCGACGAAGGCCCCGGACGAGGCGGCCGAAAAGGAGCCGACGTGAGGAACGGGCTCCGGCGCATCGCCGCCATGACGACTGCGCTTTTTGTTTCTGCGACGGCCTTCGCATGCGCGGATCCGCTCGACACGTCGTTCGCGCTGACCGTCAACCCGCTGACCGGCCAGCACGAAGTCAACGGCAACCATGCCGACAAGCTGACGTTCGCGCCGCTTCCGCTCGGCGAGCTGATCGTGCGGCGCGGTCCGGACGCCGTACGCATCGAAGGACTGCCGCCCGTCTCGTTCCGGTACAACGCGAGCGGCGACGGCGCGCAGTCCACGCAGCTCTCGATCATCAACGCGACGTATCGGCGCGCGTTCGCCGGCGGCTGGTTCGCCGGCGTCGGCCAAACGATCTACAACCAGTTCACCACGTACGTCCCGGTGAACGGAACGTTCAACTACGTGCGCGGTCCGCAGACGATTTTGATCTACGGTTCGGAGGCGCAGTACTCGCGCGTCACCGGGCTGCGCTGGGAAGCCGGCCGCACCGTCGAGCGCGGGCGCGACCGCGCGGAGTTTTGGATCGCGGTGAATCCCAAGATGCGCGGCATCCAGTACACGGAGATTCCGTCGCACGGCCTGTGCTTCGTGAGGTTCGTCGGCGGCGTGGCCCAGGGACCGGCGTGTAATACGGTGGTGAGCACGTTCTCCGACCCCGAAAACGCTTCGCAGCTCGACCTCACCGCCCGCGTCGCCCACCGCATCGCCAAGCACGCCGAGCTGCTCTACGGTGTGCGCTACCTGAACTACACGGCCCACTACGACGACTTCCCCGGCCAGCTCGCCGACCGCAACGTCGGGTTCGCGCCGCTCCTGGGGCTTCGCGTCAAACTGTAAAGCCGTCGTCTCTCAACGGCCGGCGCTGCGCGATTCGGCCGGCAGTTCACGTTCGGCGTGAAAGCCATAGGATGATAACGCGGCGCGCAGTGCCTGCTCGACGTGCTCGTTGGGCATGCGATTCTTGCGCGCGAGCATTTCGACCGAGTCGCCGACGAGAAAGTCGAGCAGAACGATCAGCGGATCGAGTTCCATGTTGCACCCGAACGATCGGCCCGATTCCAGCCGGTCACTAACCGCGAAAGGGAAACGACCGCCGGGCACGACTCGCTAGTGTTCCTAGGCAAGCCATGAGCCCGGCGGTCGACGGCCTGCGCGCGACGGGCTCGGTCTCGGCAAGCAGGACGTCGGCGATCAAGCGGTACTTGGGAGCGCGAGCTGACCCCTACATGATGATGGGCGGAACACTGGGGGCGACGATGGCAGAAGGTCCCGAAATTGATGCGCGCACGGCAATACCTCAGCAAAGTGCTAGTGGAAACCACCGCACGATACCTTCGATAGCACACCGATAC belongs to Candidatus Eremiobacterota bacterium and includes:
- a CDS encoding RluA family pseudouridine synthase, with the translated sequence MIHIVGSLEAGLRLDVLLAKLTGFSRSHVAAALRAGAATVNGASGKPSTLLEPGDRVEYAIEPPRPLAAEPEAIALDVVYEDDDLLVVDKPAGMVTHPAHGATDGTLVNALLAHAPALPGERVRAGLVHRLDRDTSGLLLVAKTDEALGTLGRAMQARYIEREYRGIVAGVPDDPQGTIRGALGRDPLNRLKYAIRAEGKPAVTHYVLREKLAGASELTFTLETGRTHQIRVHMAALGHPVLNDPLYGRSDARLPLPGQALHAWRLRFKHPRTQQMMSFESEPPPEYLATLVLLRAPS
- a CDS encoding ATP-binding protein → MDEVQNPYVPGAGTPPPALAGRGDLLRTVTVMLGRLQAGRFAKSLIPTGLRGVGKTVLLNRFADEAERLGFMTTTIEATEGGQLAQHLINRLRTLLFKLDRGKQVGHAAKMAFRVLKSFTMTFGADGLKFGLDVDPEVGAADSGDLATDMTDLFTALGEAARENGTAILIAIDEVQYLSETEFSALIMAVHRVSQKQLPIAVVGTGLPQIPGLAGDAKSYSERLFEFPIVGALSDADAREAIVKPARELGVEYTEAALAEMVAVTEGYPYFIQEWAYRVWNHAASSPIQVGDVTSIKGFVLQKLDESFFRVRFNRLTEQEKLYLRGMADLPLGPKKSADVAKALGRQLNSVGPLRDGLIKKGMIYSPKHGEVAFTVPLFDDFMRRAMPEYSQKGQLSGRGTPRAPKASRSTDVARS
- the tgt gene encoding tRNA guanosine(34) transglycosylase Tgt; this encodes MSGAFTLHATSGGARRGTLLTAHGEVATPCFMPVGTLADVKLLEPQDLREIGSRIVLANTYHLWLRPGRETLVAAGGIHRFMAWDGPVLTDSGGYQVFSLESRRELDDEGVTFRSHLDGGAHRFTPESVVAFQEDLAVDVAMVLDQCVKLPSPHEELERAVARTTAWAERSAAAWRRGPTLLFGIVQGGLDESLRARSASELVALDLPGYAIGGLSVGESRAEMDRVARFTAALLPAHKPRYLMGVGTVRDLIAGIEGGIDLFDCVYPTRSGRHGRVLTRAGAEYNVRNAANVRDFGPVDPGCDCRICATYSRAYLSHLFRSGETLAQRLLSYHNVAALTGLVRAARAAIEEGRWAAFRDALPATKAPDEAAEKEPT